A single Lolium perenne isolate Kyuss_39 chromosome 6, Kyuss_2.0, whole genome shotgun sequence DNA region contains:
- the LOC127309145 gene encoding L10-interacting MYB domain-containing protein, giving the protein MAKEKAIWDVEATAIFCKLCVIEKEKGNKPLKFLSPVGYKNLVEGFFRETRRDNNKQQFKNKWDSMKKEYTNWMTFKNKTTGLGWNDEANTMVADNDWWKKMGEENKEFLAFRKRGPEHLDEIKSLIDFIVMSTTCQGIYYLHLLVGYLKLCMVMMLS; this is encoded by the exons ATGGCAAAAGAGAAAGCAATTTGGGATGTAGAAGCTACTGCTATATTTTGCAAACTTTGTGTGATTGAGAAAGAAAAGGGGAATAAGCCTCTGAAGTTCCTGAGTCCCGTTGGTTACAAAAACCTTGTTGAAGGTTTTTTTAGAGAAACAAGGAGAGATAATAACAAACAACAATTCAAAAATAAATGGGATAGTATGAAGAAGGAGTACACCAATTGGATGACCTTCAAGAACAAAACAACAGGTTTAGGTTGGAATGATGAAGCGAACACTATGGTAGCTGATAATGATTGGTGGAAGAAAATGGGAGAA gaaaacaaggagtttCTGGCATTTCGTAAACGTGGACCTGAGCATTTGGATGAGATAAAGAGTTTGATAGATTTTATCGTGATGAGTACTACATGCCAGGGGATCTACTACCTCCACCTACTGGTCGGGTATCTAAAATTGTGCATGGTGATGATGCTCTCATGA